The Capra hircus breed San Clemente chromosome 11, ASM170441v1, whole genome shotgun sequence genomic interval ccaGTGAGTTTCTGAGCTTCAAATTAGGATGCTTCCTGGCAGATGGCAGTATTTGGAAGTGATTCTGGAAATTGGGACCACCAGTGAAAAGTATGCAGGCCTGTTTGGATGCTGTGCGGGCAATGATGTACATGTGGTGTCAGGTTCCAGGATCCAATACCGCCTAGGCCCCCGGCCACCGGGCCAGGAGGAACCCCTAGTGCTGGCTGGAGAGCTGGGCTTCCTTTCCCCCAGGTCTTCAGGCAGGGGAGGAGGACCCTTCAGTCTGAGGAGGACTGCATCACCGCCCCAGCCATTTAGGGAAGGAGTCCCTGAACCCCAGAACCTTCCCTGGAGCTGGCTCCTTTCTTTCCAGGTGCAGGTGCCAACCTCTCTGCACAGTGAGCAGCaggactccctccttctctccaccTACTCGCAACAGCCAGGGACCCTGGGCTACCCAACGCCGGGGCCCGCGCGCCCGGCCCGAAGGGTCAGCAGCCTGTCTGAGTCCTCAGGCCTCCAGCAGCCGCCTCGGTAGTGGCTGGGCACCTTGGTTGGGTCACATCAGCTTTAACCAATGGATGGATGAGGGGGCGGGTAGCCAAGGAGTTGGGGAGAAGAGTTTAAAGGACACCCCAACTTCCGTGCACGCCGCATCCATTTCCGAGCTCCTGGGTGGTGACCATGTCCGAGAGCGGTGGCCAGcgtggacatgagtgagcaggGAAGCTGGCCCTGTTTCCCCTTTCCCTGTGCTTCACAGCCACAGTCTGCAACCATACCCAGACGGACCGACCGCGGTCCCCAGCGGAGTGCATCAGTGCATCACTCTGTTCAGCTTAGACAGGGAGCGTCTCTGCTGGATCGCCCCTCCCCCCAGCGTGGACCAGTCTGCGCCACGTGCCCATGTGCTCATTGGCCTTCACTCTCCTGACCCTCTTTCCTCGGAGAAGCACCCGGTCAGCGATGtcttgaaaggaaagaagagatgattttttttttctcattatttttagaTGATCGTTTCTGTCTTAATTTGCACAGCTGCACAAGGAGATAACTTAggcactttccttttttttttttttttaaatcaagtctCCTGACTTCACGGGGAGACCCCAGTAACAAAAACAGCCCACCAATCAGAAAGCAAAGCTGGGCATTATTAACCAGACTGCAGCCCCTcacctcccaccctcccacctaAACCCTAATGGAATGAGACTCTTCTCCCCACACCGTTCTGGTgatcggctttttttttttttccttatcctgAATGTAACACTGGACTGTTTTCTGTTGACTTCCCGGTGATTGTGACTACAAAGGTGGACTCAAGGCAGAGTACAATTCTGCAGGTGACGTTTTGGGATTTCGACAGGACTCGAGGACTGTGAAAGGGAAGGTTTTACAGGCCAGGCAGGACCCCAGGAAAGCCCCCTCCCCCCATGCTGGCCCTCAGTGCGAGGGTGCCGCAGCTTTCTACACATCTTTCCTGACCGAGACCCAGGAGTggattttccttttcaaaaatgcactttgctttttttgtatgttttgttgAGATGTTTCTAAAGAGAAGATTTTATGTAATTATAAGACGAAGTGTAGTGAATTGTACAGCCGTTGTAATAAGGACCTATTTCTATATAAAATACAATTGTATGGATTCTGTGTAAATTATTTTGTATCTGAGACACCAGTTCCTTTCCCAAAATATAAAAGGATAAAAGTTTTCTTGTGTATTTCTGTGAGTGGACATTTTGTAATAAATTAACAAATTTGTATAATTTCCTTTTGAGGCAGTTTCTGTACCTTGTTCTTGATGCATTCATACCTCTCTTTgtcagtaaactttttttttttttttaatttcaacacGTTTCTAAGGATAATCAAAAATGCAGAAAAGGTGGGAGCGAGCAACCAACAATCTGGGTAATGGCCTTAGGTTTTTTGAGCTCACATGCATCTCAGCCTATTGGGATcctgattttattttcaagactGTGCCAGAAGAAATCAATGGTTCTTTTAGAAATGATAGCAAAACAAACTGACAAAACCAGAAAAAGTTCCTGGAAATATCTCTAACTTAAGAGACATTGGGTAATCCATAGAGATGACCAAGCCATTATCCACAGAAGCAGGTATAGCCCATAATTAAACTCACCTGGGCTAGGGTTCCATGGCCTCTTGCTTGCCAGCACTTACACAGCAGTGATGCACCCAGGGTTTGTGTGTCTGTATGGGAGACCTGTGCACACGCCATGTGGATAGGGGAGATACAGCAGACGGCACCCccttttccatgaggcttcagCACGCTGGCATGAGGGTGCCCTGGCACACTGAGACTGCGAATCACTGAGATGGCAACGCTCAGCAGAGCACGGTCGGAGAGAACCAAGTTCCCCTGCTTGTTCCATCACTGGAGCTCTGTGTTTCTACCTGCCTCCCTGTAAAAGAGAGAAAACCTCTCTCCATTCTCTGGCCAGGATCAGTTTTCAGCGGCCTAAGAGGCTGCCACGTAAATACATCAAAAGGAGTTTTAATTATTCACACAATTGCGATATGAATTACATGAAAAAAAGGTAAGTCTAAATACTTTGCATATCTTAGGATCATTCACTCTCAGGAATCCACAATGGgccctttttaaaacaaaaattctgtgTGACACTAGATCACCTATTTTGTAATTTAACTGTTTGGTAAATTCAAAGGTTTCCAGATCTCATATTTCTGTAAAAGAATTTGAATTTTAATTGGCTGTCAGAATCTGCACTTCTAAATAGAACAAATTTTTAATGGAAACAGCATATTTGTTGTGCTAGGATTTTCCAGCTGGAAGCCATTAGAAGAGGGTGGACTATGTCATGCTGCTAAATTAATTTAGTATTGCTTAAACTTTACACATGTTCACAGTCTGGGTAAACTCAGAAAACTTATTGAGTACATTTCTTTAAACCCACATAACATCAGGGGAAGTTGAATCCTTAAACTTTTGATTCATTTAATTGTGCTGATTTAAAGACTGTTTTGCAAACTTGTCATGACATGTCTATTTAGAAACTATAAAATCTTGGCTCATGAGAAATGACTGAAATATGAACTCTGAAATATACCAagctttagaatattttaaactaaCTCCACTAAAATGTAGTATCTTGTCTCTAACAGCAACTAATGCCCATTAAattagggttttgtttgtttataccaTTGTTTATACAATGGTATATCACAATATGGTGAACTGGCCAACTGTGAGAAGGTGCTAGGCCATGATATGTTGGACTCTGGCTGAATTATCTGGTAAAATGTGGGTGTTCAGTAAAAAAATTGCCTAAGTTTCTCCCTTCACTTTATGTGAAGCCTGGAGGTTTTAAAGTCAGCCATTAGTAACCAAGACAAACAACAAATCTGAGTCTTCCAGAGTAATGGCATGTGTGGCTTTTTGGATACACACGTATGAACTTCATACAACGCCTATGTGCAATAGTACAAACAACAGCATACTTCTGTAAGCATGACATGGTTGACTGAATGGCTGAAATACACAGCCTTGTGGCATCTGTGAAGCACCTTTATTTTTCCAGGGGAAAAAGAATcattacaaaaaaggaaaaccttcTCTAGGATTTTTGTCTATCCAGCCAATGTCTAGCTATGGGAGAAGCAGGGTAACCCATCAGCGcattcaataaaataatatgtgCCTTAAATACTCCAACTTGGGTAACCACTTTATATGCACTTAAAAGGTCCTGAATTTAATGTAGTTTAATCCTTTACAATCATCTGCCCCTCCCAAtgtccccatctctttcagtgcAGCCATGACCCGACCCATCCAGACAAACTGAAAAACTGTATCCTCCATGCTGCTGAGTCCATTTCTGTCAGAGAGGATTTGGGACATGGAAAGATAGTCACCACCAACTGTACGCCATTTAATGTCCAATTTACtaatttatggggcttccctggtggctcagaccataaagaatctgcctgtcagatcccctggagaagggaatggctacccactccagtgttcttgcctggagaatcccagggacagaggagcctggcgggctacagtccatggggttgcagagttggactaaagggactaatactttcacttcaaCATTTCCCTCATTAATCATATGCTacttaaacaacaaataaatcagtatttaggaatttacaaaaaaaaatttacccaGTGATGAAAAGAGATTAGATATTAACACCTGTTATTACAGTAAAATCTTGTCTGATACAGATTTCTTAAAAGTTGTACAGGACCCACAAAATATAACGAAACTAAGTATCTTTACATCAAAGCTAGTTGCAAAATAAGACTATCAAAGAGCTAACTTGTGTTTTACTCCAGGCTCATCCTAACACTTTCTCAGTgctccagtttttgtttttctttcctgattgGAGAATTCTTTATaattctcattatttttatttattttttatttttttaacttttaattttatattgcagCAGAGCTGATTAAaagtattgtgatagtttcaggcagaCAGCGAAGGGGCTCAGTCACACATGTAAGTGCTCCAGTTTTAACATACTATTCTAGGGTTTCAATAACTCAATCCTCAAAATTTTTACATCCTTCCTAGGCTGAAAGATTTTTACCATCCCCTTGCCCCTCCAGAAGAGAATGCAGTCTCTGATCAGCAGACGGAAGGTCCAGAGTTCTGAACCCGTGGGTTTGGCATGCGGACCCGAGACTTGGCCATGAAGTCTGTCAATTCACACCTGACCTGGCATCAGGTTCCTCCCTTTTCATTTTCAAGGTACCTACTTTACACCAGGTGTTAGATAAAAGCGCTGCTTCCATTGCTGTTATTGGGTCATTCTGTTGTGATAGAGCTAAAAACATATTTAAGGTCACGAAATCACATTGATTTCTCCAATATAATAGACTGCACACAGTATTTTACTCTCCCTTTCTAAGGTGATTTTATCAACTACTGTCTCCTAAATTGACATTTCATATAGTCAGTTACAAACTAGCGCTTTTAATTTCGAAACGCTTCTTGTGCAAACCCACCTCTGCTCTGCCTCCCTCGTAACCCTAACCCTCTGCATCTCTGCAGCTTGCTGATCGCTGCCGCCGGGAAAGGCTCTCTACTCCCTCCAGGCCGGGAGGCTCGTAGGTCATCTCCGGGCTGCCAACCAGGCTCACAAGCTCAGGCAATGCTGGCTGAATCACTGAGCGACTGGGCGAAACAGAAAGGCATCTTCTCTGCCTACCCTGGCCCCGTCCACCTGGGGACCAGgatcccattttctctgaagactTAAACGCGAACCGCAAGCCCCTCCCACCCTCGTTCGCGCGCAGGAGGTGGAGACCGACGATAGGAAGCTGCGAGGGAAAGCGCGACGCCTGAGGCCCCGCCCCAGAGGCCTTCACGCCTTTTTCCCCACGGCGCGCGCTGCTTGCGTCACAGCAGCGCCTCTTCCTTCCCCCGCCTCCAGGTAACCCGGAAGTTGTACTTGCGAGGCTGCTTTCCTTCTCCCACAATCCCTCGCGGTCTTCCTTTCCAACCCCGGCCCTGCAGGGTGAGTATGGCTGTGGAGTCTTGTCTGCAGTAATCCGGCGCCATCCTCTACCTGGATTGTGCTGACCAGGCCGGCAGGCTCTGTCCTGAGCTGGTCTGGGACCCCACGTCCCCGGCGCACGGGAATCTGCGCTGCATTTAAGGGCTCCCTGAGCCTGAGAGAGAGAGGCCAGGCTTGGGGGAACCTGAGCTGCAAGGGTTTCCGGGGCGGGGGCGCCTAAGGGATACGGATACTTGGGCCGCGGGGTAGCCGACTTGTCTCTACCCAGACCTGGGGCTTCAGGGACCTGGCCGGACCTTCTGTCCCCGGAAACCGTACCGAGGGCGGCTGCGTGAGGCCGGGCCGGGAGGGAGGGCTTCACTTAGGTTTGACACACTCGCCCTGAGCTGCTTTGTCACCTGGGTTTAGATGGCTCCCGCAAAGAAGGGCGGCGAGAAGAAGAAGGGCCGGTCCGCCATCAACGAGGTGGTGACAAGAGAATACACCATCAACATTCACAAGCGCATCCATGGAGTGTGAGTACCCCTGTGGCCTGCCGCTGTCCCTGCTGTTGGGGGCTCCCGAAATCACggtctggtggtccctgagtctGTCTAGCTTGAAGGCTGGGTGGGCCAGAAATTACGCATTAATGCTGCGAAAGCTCAAGTCTGTTTCCATGGACCCTGTTTAAGCTTTATAGGATTTAAAGGGAAATGCCTCAGAGGTTGATACCTAGAAACGGGAGATAGAACGGTGAGGTTTCTGGGAGAGCCAATTTGGGGAGATACGGAGGTGATTAAACCAGTCCACTCGTTGCTCTGTCGTTGAATAAAACCCTGGCAGGCCTGAGGGTTGTGCAGGAGGGAACGCTGATGCGTCTAGGTCTTTGTAGTCAGGTTCAGTAGTTAATTGAAGCCGGACCGGCCAAGAACGCGAACGCTGTGATGCGGTttctttagttccctgacccacaCAGATGGGTactgatactgggaaagtcaTAATAACTGGGAATGAAACCGTTGTAGAGACCAGGAAAGGATGTGTCGGTGGAGTTGTTTGCTGGGAGGACACCTGGAGGTTGTGCATTGGCGATACACAGGAATATTGGGGGTGATTTCCAACATCCCCCAACGTTCTTGGTGGTGGTCTCTGGAGGTTTGGTTGTAGTGCCTTTCTTTTCTGCACATGGTGCTGACTAGTGATACTGGAGACTGCATCTTTTCTTGAATGCTGCTGTTTGGAGTTTTTTTAACAGCAAACGTTGCCCTGCAAAAATTTATTGACTGGCTTGGTCGGTCTCTGCTGTATCTGGACAGCTGATTTTGTGAGGGACCTACATGTGGCAGTGACCCCTACATGTGGCCTGGCACTCCCGGCCAGGTGTAGATCATGTGTGAGCCAGGCAGTATTGTGTATGTGGAGTCTTTCCATTTGGggcgtggtggattcatgtgggGAGTACATTGAGCACATAAGTGTCTTGGGGTCTGTGGGTTCAACAGGAAACCGAAAGATCCTGCCCTCCTAGCTtaggaggaggaggcagacaaGCATCCAGAGAGAAAAGGGTGAAGAGTAAGTCCTAGGGTGATGTTTTACAGGCCACACAAGTTAACCAGGCGTTAGAAGAGTGGGTGTGAGCCATCGCAGGTGGATGAGTTTTTCAGGCATTTTAGTTACAAAAGCCCTAAGTGAAGACCTTCACAGTACTAAATGAATGGGTTTTTAGTTCCTGATGGGCAACAATTGGCAGTTCTTTGTTCGTTCATTTTACCACCTAGGATTTTACATTCTTGTGTTTTTCTTGCCTCTGCAGCTGATCTCTGTTTCTCCTCACATCCCATCCTCTTAATATTGAGTCCAGGACTCAGCCCTTCTCTAACTATGCTTGGTAATAGCAGCTAGTTTTAGGGCCTCTTATGTCCAGCTGCTGTTAAGATGTATACATAGTTTTTAACAGCCATTTCAAATTTTACATAACCCTGAGCCAAACTCCCTGTGTCCATGCTGTCCCCACACACTTTCCAGGTTCCCTGCAGCCTTCCCTTTTTGTTGGCAAGTGAGCATGTCCTCTTGGGTCTGCCTTCCTCAGCCTGAGTACACTGGTCCCACCACCAAGAAAACAAGAACTGCTTCCTTGATGGACTCCTGGTTCCCTCCTCCACTCCAAACACCTGGGCCTCCATTGGCTTCCCATCTTACCATCTTAAGAGGCCAGAGTTCTGCTATGATTCTACGTGGGTTGGCTACTTAATCATAGCTGGCAAGTATCTGATTCAGGGCAGCCGTTTGAGCTTAGTCTTACCCACCCCCATAATGCTTTTTCTCACAGGTAGCTAAACAGGCACCGTCATCTTTGGATCTTGACTTCAGTGTCTGTGGCCATCTTAACTTAAAACATGCAGTCCCCTTCCTtattcctctcctttctctggtTTTTTCTTTGTAGCATTTTTTTTCTGGGTGGTTAAATATTTAAGTGAAGGAAGCTAGCTTGTTTGATGGGTTcaaggaggctggggaggggccggATATGGTAACTGATATGGCTCTTCTGACATTCACAGTCTGTTTAACTTTTGGTCTCTGCCCCCACTTGGAATAGCTTTCACTTAACCAACTGCTTGATCATTTCAGCCATTAATAGAGTTCTGCTTTCTCACATTTTGTATTTAACTGAAAGCATGAAAttcaagcactggagaaggaaatggcaacccactccagcgttcttgcctggagaatcccagggacgggggagcctggtgggctgccgtctgtggggtcgcacagagtcggacacgactgaagtgacttagcagcagcagcagcaaggaatttATGTATCCGTATCTAAACAACAGGTTAATAGTGCCTGATACATGCTGAGAAATCCGAAGCGTTAACTGTTggccttttgtttttttgagaggAAATCGGTCCATCTCAAACCCCTTGTCTTTAATCATAGACCAAGTTAATAAGGGACCTTTAAGTTAGTATTGAGTGATTGCCGAAACCTGATGACATAGTGTTTACTTCAGTGCTGTGTGCTTTGTGTTCAAGCATATTCTAACCTCTGATCTCTGTGGCAGATGGTATCAGAGCTTGAGGGTATTTTTGCTttgtcagaaaaagagaaagtgttgTCCAGTGTATATATTAGCATCTTTTAAGGATCATAGAGCCCTTGTTCTGCATTACTGGAAGTAGATTGTGCATAGAAGATTACGATTGTGTAACTGGCAGGCATGACATGGTGGTGAAGGATTACTCCTGTGTTGTTAGAGGTTTAGTTTAGATTTGTTTTATGAAAACTCACTGTattgtatgtttaattttgtacTCACTTCATTCACTTACTTTTGAATCTCAGGGGTTTCAAGAAGCGTGCCCCTAGGGCACTCAAAGAAATCCGGAAGTTTGCCATGAAGGAGATGGGAACCCCGGATGTGCGCATCGACACCAGGCTCAACAAAGCCGTCTGGGCCAAAGGGATCAGGTACTGAGTTGTCTGGGTGTGAGACAGATTTCACCATTCCACTGAGCTAACATACACGATGTATAAGGAAAAGATCACGTAGCCGTGGCTCAGGGAGTAAGTAGGGTAGCATCTGAGGGGAGGCCTTTTAACCTGGTGTTGAACTGAGGCCTGGAGGAGTCAGCAGTGTGCAGATCAGGTAAGCGcatcacacacacagaacaaacgTGACCTGGGAACAGTGGTTGGTTAAAGTGGGGTAGACAGTGTGATTTGAGAACAGTGAGTGAGGATGGACTTGGGCAGCAGACAGACCTGGTAGGTCATGGTGTGGAGTCTGGCTTTCTCTAGGCTGAAGAGCAGTGTCCACGGTGGGGGTGGGCTACAGGCCAGAGACTCCTAGCAGTTACACAGTGCACAGAGCGGCCAGGCCTCAGCGGCGCTCAGGCTGCGAAGTCCCGCTTGTAGGCAGATTTGGGGGTTACTATAAAGCACAGTTAAGGGGCCAGGGTAGAAGTGGGGCCGGAGGGTTTGAGACAAGCAGGGTGGGGGCACTGTCTGCATCTGGGTGGTCTTTTAACATTGGGGTTGGATGCAGCGACAGGGACCTGAGTTTTAGCCCTGCAGTGGGCTGTCGTGGCGGGGATTGTCTCATGAAGGAGCTGTCTGTGGCCTCCcttgagatggggagaggggTGTTCCATGAACTGAGAGAAGTTtcaggtcaacaaaagagtggGTGCAGTCAGCTGTGATGCTGCTGAGGAGGTTGGTAAGCTAGAAGGAGGATTGTGTGCGTGAGGCCGGGAAACTGAACATTTTAACAGTCGGACATGTTCACCTAGTGCTGCTTGGGATTTAACGTAGCTCCCATAGCCAACATTTATGACATTTTGCTGAGGTCACTGCTTGGCAGTGGTGGCTGCTAGCTGAGACAGGTACATCCCAagcatgctcaatcatgtcaaactttgtgagaccccatggacccttgccaggttcctctgtccatgggattctccaagcaagattactggagtattctggtattgggttgccatttccacctccacatCCCAAGACAcctgtgttttctatttttcaggaATGTCCCATACCGGATCCGTGTGCGGTTGTCCAGAAAACGTAATGAAGATGAAGACTCGCCAAACAAGCTCTATACTTTGGTTACCTACGTGCCCGTCACCACTTTCAAAAGTAAGgtctacttcattttttaaatccttgGCCCTATTAGAACCTGAGTTCATTCGTTCAGCAAAGTAGGGATGTAAGCAAGAGGCATAGTCAGTAAACCTTTTTTTGGGAAAATGCAAAAGGATACAGAACACGTCTGATTCTGGGTTGGGAAAGGTCATTCAGAATAATCCTTGCCTAAGCCCTCGCAGAGAAGGTTCTTGTGTGAGCGTGGgatcggggggggggggctggtgtgtgtgtgtggaaggtgACCGGCTGTCGCTTCTTTTGCAGATCTACAGACAGTCAATGTGGATGAGAATTAATTGCTGATGGTCGAATAAAGTCATTGAACTGCCTTTGCATCttgattttccttttctagttggaGGTAAAGTAGGTTTGTGTATCTTAAAGCATTTCCTAGTTACAGGGTCATCTGGAGAGCAtgtcccagctgccatgcctggGCCCCTTCTCCCAGGAGTTTTAAAAGACTAAACTGGTAGGCTTTTGAGGGTTTTAGATTTAATGAAAGAAAGAGGTACAGTTTGTCGTTTTTAGCTCAATTATTTGGTAATCCGATGGGGTGTTTTTACTTCTGatttgtgctcagttgttcagtcctgtctgactactTGTgaccccactgggctcctctgtgcatggaatgttccaggcaagaatactggagtgggttgccatttccacatgTAGCTAAAGGTCAGAGGTAACCTTTCTTAAAAGGACAAACAAACATTAGGTTAAATTTAGCCCAAAACCAAGGTGTTGTGGGGATTATGTTTCATCACTGATGTGGATTAAATGGCATAAAGAGGTGCCCTTTTGAAACCCCATTGATGATGGTAGTGGGGTTGGAGACTACCTGGAGTGTATGCTGTGAACATCATTGCCGGGGGGCAGGTCTCCAGGTATCCAGTCCAAACCTTAGACACTGAATAAGATACAGACACAAACCAAGTCAGTacaaaactttgttttttaaaaaacttggagGCCAACATTGAAAGCGTGGTTTGTACACATTTTTTGGAAGGACACAAAGTGAATACAACCAAATACATTAACATGGTTTCAATTACCAGCATTGAAACAAAATT includes:
- the RPL31 gene encoding 60S ribosomal protein L31, translating into MAPAKKGGEKKKGRSAINEVVTREYTINIHKRIHGVGFKKRAPRALKEIRKFAMKEMGTPDVRIDTRLNKAVWAKGIRNVPYRIRVRLSRKRNEDEDSPNKLYTLVTYVPVTTFKNLQTVNVDEN